Proteins co-encoded in one Daphnia carinata strain CSIRO-1 chromosome 3, CSIRO_AGI_Dcar_HiC_V3, whole genome shotgun sequence genomic window:
- the LOC130693341 gene encoding uncharacterized protein LOC130693341 isoform X1 produces MGKGMETWLLVLSIGCWMAAGGVTAQCPWSRNVPGLHGSCACSYNLAQELTLQCGQVNFTTLMDALNEHAQSQTIDLFYVHNSTVMELRDNFLSLLTVHNVQMSRCHIRNIQPRAFLGQETTLKNLNLQDNLLTAVPTEALRPLKALALLDLSGNRISHLSDDAFASLKLNTLKLADNGNMTLSAHSFRGLERTLKNLNLKGTRQREVPAEAVRPLSALAFLDLAQNGIRSLGGGLFRTLDSLTALNMERNSLSTIEPDAFLGVNDTLSSLSLLNNLITEFPSQGLAPLTQLRVLDVGFNLMNVLPDDAFSPSSLLTLLALDGNPLATLPRQAFAHLNGTLRGLSLGGRFLECDCRLRWVAEWIRDTDLQVTSRERSPQFCGSPPDFRSRSFYQLGPDELTCPEDVTKQDIFTPMVPPSTTIVATVGVRSTSTDRTTTNRVVDEADQEDEDKVLASPPPPPTQAPPRRQQVQPQSSLSRPTTEGGPPARFTSPSPSHRSSHTRPATSSTNSNKLVRGGVGASRTRPYGPGGRPNLITGNSNNYAGDVHAPGNHLDGIASSVASEREVIVKDAYRQDTSVVIQWDSETSNILGFRVVYRLFGDTSFQPGPPLDPSEREFKIKNVPAQESLVVCVVSLEESNVTPETVPFPQCREIRTEPQAASHMDKIIIAASAAICGTVVVAVVIFICCNRKRSLKSEKLRLNNVLAAGANGAHHNGISTTATSLAGSQVQSPLASMGSMGMGQLGGNGKDWDQLSMYSSRSIPRARMYHSDRPGSVMGSVNGGFIADDARSHVSGYSVNKSGNGGVNLLRSRSLIDGPTQRSVSALSGRGPSYLPPGLHHGMGGAMGHHLSGLHGMGLGPLGMAGMGGSMNAMAGLPTLSGMGLSRADLRASHHSLADLRMSELAAAAAVNGRASRASRASTRAGSQYSSRRSEQLRRRAAHLQQQQDSSDQQHQQQQTTGDESSWETDREPGGSSSTSGLLAGRRPHQPMPAMNSQQQRHNSHRMRPGSSVRSGETENWTDHDMDIYMAHNTMRNDLVRL; encoded by the exons ATGGGAAAAGGGATGGAAACGTGGTTGCTCGTCTTGTCCATCGGATGCTGGATGGCGGCTGGCGGCGTGACGGCCCAATGCCCGTGGTCGCGCAACGTCCCAGGACTGCACGGCTCGTGCGCGTGCTCCTACAATTTGGCGCAAGAACTCACGCTGCAGTGCGGCCAAGTCAATTTCACAACTCTAATGGATGCGTTGAACGAACACGCTCAAAGTCAGACTATCGACCTGTTCTACGTCCACAATAGCACCGTCATGGAACTGCGAGACAATTTCTTAAGTCTACTGACCGTCCACAATGTTCAGATGTCGCGCTGTCACATCCGCAACATCCAACCGCGCGCTTTCCTTGGCCAGGAGACGACGCTGAAAAATCTCAATTTGCAAGACAACCTTCTGACGGCTGTGCCAACCGAAGCCCTTCGACCTCTCAAAGCTTTGGCTCTGCTCGACCTGTCCGGCAATCGGATAAGCCATTTGTCCGACGACGCCTTCGCTTCGCTTAAACTGAACACGCTCAAACTGGCGGACAACGGCAATATGACACTCTCGGCGCACTCGTTTCGTGGACTGGAGAGGACGCTCAAAAATTTGAATCTGAAAGGGACGCGACAACGTGAAGTGCCCGCCGAAGCCGTTCGTCCTCTCAGCGCTTTAGCTTTCCTCGACCTGGCTCAGAACGGTATTCGCAGTCTCGGTGGCGGTCTCTTCCGTACCCTGGACTCTTTGACAGCCCTGAATATGGAACGCAATTCGCTTTCGACCATCGAACCGGACGCATTCCTCGGAGTCAACGATACCCTCAGCTCGCTGAGTCTGTTGAACAATCTCATCACCGAATTCCCATCGCAAGGACTGGCTCCTCTCACGCAACTCAGA GTGCTTGACGTGGGATTTAACTTGATGAACGTTCTACCAGACGACGCTTTCTCTCCGTCTTCGCTGCTCACCCTACTGGCACTCGACGGCAACCCATTAGCTACGCTACCACGTCAAGCGTTCGCACATTTGAATGGCACGTTGCGCGGTCTGAGTCTTGGCGGAAGATTCCTCGAATGCGATTGTCGACTTCGCTGGGTAGCCGAGTGGATTCGCGACACTGATTTGCAAGTGACTAGCCGTGAACGCAGTCCGCAGTTTTGCGGAAGTCCTCCTGATTTCCGCTCTCGTAGTTTCTATCAACTCGGACCCGACG AGCTGACATGTCCGGAAGACGTGACCAAACAGGATATTTTCACACCAATGGTACCTCCATCGACCACCATTGTCGCAACTGTCGGCGTTCGCAGTACTAGCACTGATCGAACTACCACAAATCGTGTCGTCGATGAAGCAGACCAAGAAGATGAGGATAAAGTTCTTGCATCACCGCCCCCGCCGCCCACACAAGCGCCTCCTCGTCGGCAACAGGTGCAACCGCAGTCGTCGCTCTCCCGCCCAACTACGGAAGGTGGGCCACCCGCGCGATTTACGTCACCGTCTCCGTCTCACAG GAGTTCTCATACGAGACCAGCGACATCTTCCACGAATTCAAACAAGCTCGTGCGAGGCGGAGTCGGGGCATCGCGAACCAGACCTTACGGTCCAGGTGGAAGGCCTAATTTGATCACTGGAAACAGCAACAATTACGCAGGTGACGTGCACGCGCCAGGCAACCACCTGGACGGTATCGCGTCATCTGTCGCTTCAGAGCGCGAGGTCATCGTCAAAGATGCCTATCGTCAAGATACTTCCGTCGTCATCCAATGGGACTCGGAAACCAGCAATATTCTCGGATTTCGGGTTGTCTACCGTCTCTTTGGCGACACTAGTTTCCAGCCCGGACCCCCTCTTGATCCTTCTGAACgtgaattcaaaataaaaaatgttccCGCtcag GAGAGTTTGGTGGTATGCGTCGTTTCGCTGGAAGAAAGCAACGTAACACCGGAAACTGTACCGTTCCCTCAATGCCGCGAAATCCGGACTGAACCGCAAGCAGCTTCGCACATGGACAAAATCATCATCGCGGCCAGCGCTGCCATTTGCGGAACAGTTGTCGTGGCCgtcgtcattttcatttgctgcAATCGCAAACGATCGctcaaaagtgaaaaattacGACTCAACAATGTGCTGGCGGCCGGCGCCAACGGAGCGCATCATAATGGAATCAGCACCACGGCTACATCTTTGGCCGGCTCGCAAGTTCAATCCCCCCTGGCCAGTATGGGCTCAATGGGCATGGGGCAATTGGGCGGAAATGGCAAAGACTGGGACCAACTGTCCATGTACAGTTCGCGAAGTATACCCAGGGCCAGGATGTACCACAGCGACCGACCCG GATCGGTGATGGGCTCGGTCAACGGTGGGTTCATCGCCGATGACGCACGTTCACACGTGTCTGGTTACTCGGTGAACAAATCGGGTAACGGCGGCGTGAATTTGCTTCGTTCGAGATCGCTGATCGACGGCCCAACGCAACGAAGTGTTTCGGCATTGTCCGGACGAGGCCCTTCGTACCTTCCGCCGGGTCTCCATCACGGAATGGGCGGTGCGATGGGTCACCATTTGAGCGGACTTCACGGAATGGGATTGGGCCCTCTCGGTATGGCCGGCATGGGCGGCAGTATGAACGCCATGGCTGGACTGCCTACCCTATCCGGAATGGGACTCTCGAGAGCAG ATCTCCGGGCATCACACCATTCATTGGCGGATCTACGGATGAGCGAActggcggcagcggcggctgTGAATGGACGGGCGTCCCGAGCAAGTCGGGCATCTACCAGAGCGGGAAGCCAATACTCGAGTAGGCGTTCAGAACAACTTCGTCGTCGGGCGGCTcatcttcaacaacaacaagattCGTCGGaccaacaacatcaacaacagcaaacaaCTGGAGATGAAAGCAGCTGGGAAACGGATCGTGAACCGGGAGGAAGCAGCAGCACAAGTGGATTATTAGCCGGAAGACGACCACATCAGCCCATGCCCGCCATGAATTCTCAGCAACAACGACACAACAGTCATCGGATGCGACCCGGATCATCCGTCCGTTCCGGCGAAACGGAAAACTGGACCGATCATGATATGGATATATACATGGCTCACAACACCATGCGCAATGATTTGGTTCGTCTCTGA
- the LOC130693341 gene encoding uncharacterized protein LOC130693341 isoform X2: MGKGMETWLLVLSIGCWMAAGGVTAQCPWSRNVPGLHGSCACSYNLAQELTLQCGQVNFTTLMDALNEHAQSQTIDLFYVHNSTVMELRDNFLSLLTVHNVQMSRCHIRNIQPRAFLGQETTLKNLNLQDNLLTAVPTEALRPLKALALLDLSGNRISHLSDDAFASLKLNTLKLADNGNMTLSAHSFRGLERTLKNLNLKGTRQREVPAEAVRPLSALAFLDLAQNGIRSLGGGLFRTLDSLTALNMERNSLSTIEPDAFLGVNDTLSSLSLLNNLITEFPSQGLAPLTQLRVLDVGFNLMNVLPDDAFSPSSLLTLLALDGNPLATLPRQAFAHLNGTLRGLSLGGRFLECDCRLRWVAEWIRDTDLQVTSRERSPQFCGSPPDFRSRSFYQLGPDELTCPEDVTKQDIFTPMVPPSTTIVATVGVRSTSTDRTTTNRVVDEADQEDEDKVLASPPPPPTQAPPRRQQVQPQSSLSRPTTEGGPPARFTSPSPSHRSSHTRPATSSTNSNKLVRGGVGASRTRPYGPGGRPNLITGNSNNYAGDVHAPGNHLDGIASSVASEREVIVKDAYRQDTSVVIQWDSETSNILGFRVVYRLFGDTSFQPGPPLDPSEREFKIKNVPAQESLVVCVVSLEESNVTPETVPFPQCREIRTEPQAASHMDKIIIAASAAICGTVVVAVVIFICCNRKRSLKSEKLRLNNVLAAGANGAHHNGISTTATSLAGSQVQSPLASMGSMGMGQLGGNGKDWDQLSMYSSRSIPRARMYHSDRPANFTLGSVMGSVNGGFIADDARSHVSGYSVNKSGNGGVNLLRSRSLIDGPTQRSVSALSGRGPSYLPPGLHHGMGGAMGHHLSGLHGMGLGPLGMAGMGGSMNAMAGLPTLSGMGLSRAGRNGTGCSGKSTKMTNQNGQNKRHHSKGKHPNVKSGNVTLPTGQTDATNEILTTSTTTLIPSESLPASSTETLSSTQA, from the exons ATGGGAAAAGGGATGGAAACGTGGTTGCTCGTCTTGTCCATCGGATGCTGGATGGCGGCTGGCGGCGTGACGGCCCAATGCCCGTGGTCGCGCAACGTCCCAGGACTGCACGGCTCGTGCGCGTGCTCCTACAATTTGGCGCAAGAACTCACGCTGCAGTGCGGCCAAGTCAATTTCACAACTCTAATGGATGCGTTGAACGAACACGCTCAAAGTCAGACTATCGACCTGTTCTACGTCCACAATAGCACCGTCATGGAACTGCGAGACAATTTCTTAAGTCTACTGACCGTCCACAATGTTCAGATGTCGCGCTGTCACATCCGCAACATCCAACCGCGCGCTTTCCTTGGCCAGGAGACGACGCTGAAAAATCTCAATTTGCAAGACAACCTTCTGACGGCTGTGCCAACCGAAGCCCTTCGACCTCTCAAAGCTTTGGCTCTGCTCGACCTGTCCGGCAATCGGATAAGCCATTTGTCCGACGACGCCTTCGCTTCGCTTAAACTGAACACGCTCAAACTGGCGGACAACGGCAATATGACACTCTCGGCGCACTCGTTTCGTGGACTGGAGAGGACGCTCAAAAATTTGAATCTGAAAGGGACGCGACAACGTGAAGTGCCCGCCGAAGCCGTTCGTCCTCTCAGCGCTTTAGCTTTCCTCGACCTGGCTCAGAACGGTATTCGCAGTCTCGGTGGCGGTCTCTTCCGTACCCTGGACTCTTTGACAGCCCTGAATATGGAACGCAATTCGCTTTCGACCATCGAACCGGACGCATTCCTCGGAGTCAACGATACCCTCAGCTCGCTGAGTCTGTTGAACAATCTCATCACCGAATTCCCATCGCAAGGACTGGCTCCTCTCACGCAACTCAGA GTGCTTGACGTGGGATTTAACTTGATGAACGTTCTACCAGACGACGCTTTCTCTCCGTCTTCGCTGCTCACCCTACTGGCACTCGACGGCAACCCATTAGCTACGCTACCACGTCAAGCGTTCGCACATTTGAATGGCACGTTGCGCGGTCTGAGTCTTGGCGGAAGATTCCTCGAATGCGATTGTCGACTTCGCTGGGTAGCCGAGTGGATTCGCGACACTGATTTGCAAGTGACTAGCCGTGAACGCAGTCCGCAGTTTTGCGGAAGTCCTCCTGATTTCCGCTCTCGTAGTTTCTATCAACTCGGACCCGACG AGCTGACATGTCCGGAAGACGTGACCAAACAGGATATTTTCACACCAATGGTACCTCCATCGACCACCATTGTCGCAACTGTCGGCGTTCGCAGTACTAGCACTGATCGAACTACCACAAATCGTGTCGTCGATGAAGCAGACCAAGAAGATGAGGATAAAGTTCTTGCATCACCGCCCCCGCCGCCCACACAAGCGCCTCCTCGTCGGCAACAGGTGCAACCGCAGTCGTCGCTCTCCCGCCCAACTACGGAAGGTGGGCCACCCGCGCGATTTACGTCACCGTCTCCGTCTCACAG GAGTTCTCATACGAGACCAGCGACATCTTCCACGAATTCAAACAAGCTCGTGCGAGGCGGAGTCGGGGCATCGCGAACCAGACCTTACGGTCCAGGTGGAAGGCCTAATTTGATCACTGGAAACAGCAACAATTACGCAGGTGACGTGCACGCGCCAGGCAACCACCTGGACGGTATCGCGTCATCTGTCGCTTCAGAGCGCGAGGTCATCGTCAAAGATGCCTATCGTCAAGATACTTCCGTCGTCATCCAATGGGACTCGGAAACCAGCAATATTCTCGGATTTCGGGTTGTCTACCGTCTCTTTGGCGACACTAGTTTCCAGCCCGGACCCCCTCTTGATCCTTCTGAACgtgaattcaaaataaaaaatgttccCGCtcag GAGAGTTTGGTGGTATGCGTCGTTTCGCTGGAAGAAAGCAACGTAACACCGGAAACTGTACCGTTCCCTCAATGCCGCGAAATCCGGACTGAACCGCAAGCAGCTTCGCACATGGACAAAATCATCATCGCGGCCAGCGCTGCCATTTGCGGAACAGTTGTCGTGGCCgtcgtcattttcatttgctgcAATCGCAAACGATCGctcaaaagtgaaaaattacGACTCAACAATGTGCTGGCGGCCGGCGCCAACGGAGCGCATCATAATGGAATCAGCACCACGGCTACATCTTTGGCCGGCTCGCAAGTTCAATCCCCCCTGGCCAGTATGGGCTCAATGGGCATGGGGCAATTGGGCGGAAATGGCAAAGACTGGGACCAACTGTCCATGTACAGTTCGCGAAGTATACCCAGGGCCAGGATGTACCACAGCGACCGACCCG CTAATTTCACTCTAGGATCGGTGATGGGCTCGGTCAACGGTGGGTTCATCGCCGATGACGCACGTTCACACGTGTCTGGTTACTCGGTGAACAAATCGGGTAACGGCGGCGTGAATTTGCTTCGTTCGAGATCGCTGATCGACGGCCCAACGCAACGAAGTGTTTCGGCATTGTCCGGACGAGGCCCTTCGTACCTTCCGCCGGGTCTCCATCACGGAATGGGCGGTGCGATGGGTCACCATTTGAGCGGACTTCACGGAATGGGATTGGGCCCTCTCGGTATGGCCGGCATGGGCGGCAGTATGAACGCCATGGCTGGACTGCCTACCCTATCCGGAATGGGACTCTCGAGAGCAGGTAGAAACGGAACGGGATGTAGTGGCAAAAGTACCAAAATGACGAACCAAAacggacaaaacaaaagacaccACAGCAAGGGCAAACACCCGAACGTCAAATCTGGCAATGTCACACTTCCGACCGGCCAAACGGATGCGACAAACGAAATTCTAACAACTAGCACTACGACCCTCATACCATCCGAATCTTTGCCCGCCTCTTCCACGGAAACCCTTTCGTCAACTCAagcttaa